One Spiroplasma endosymbiont of Cantharis nigra DNA segment encodes these proteins:
- the rplM gene encoding 50S ribosomal protein L13, which yields MKQTTLIKTADIAKKWYVVDATGATLGRLSTQIAMVLRGKNKPTFTPHINNGDHVIVINAEKIVLSGKKENDKNYYHHSMHPGGLKTRNVATQRKLFPERIIERAVRLMLPKNVQGGNQYRALHVYAGNEHPHQAQNPEILIVQSKKGDSK from the coding sequence ATGAAACAAACTACACTTATTAAAACAGCAGATATTGCTAAAAAATGATATGTAGTTGACGCAACTGGAGCAACTTTAGGTAGATTATCTACTCAAATTGCTATGGTTCTAAGAGGAAAAAATAAACCTACATTTACACCACATATTAACAATGGTGATCATGTAATTGTAATTAATGCTGAAAAAATAGTTTTATCAGGTAAAAAAGAAAATGATAAAAACTATTACCACCACTCAATGCACCCAGGGGGATTAAAAACTAGAAACGTTGCAACACAACGTAAATTATTCCCTGAAAGAATTATTGAGCGTGCAGTAAGATTAATGTTACCAAAAAATGTTCAAGGAGGAAATCAATACCGTGCATTACACGTTTATGCAGGTAATGAACATCCACACCAGGCACAAAATCCAGAAATTTTAATAGTTCAATCAAAAAAAGGAGATAGTAAATAA
- the pta gene encoding phosphate acetyltransferase: protein MWSIKEIENKIKAIKKKQRIVFPEGTQEKIQQTANFLVENDLAIPVLLFNTKEEVPSNLSEKIEAVIMDQYDKGKMIKLFLEVRKDKADEQTAKKLMEQRTYFGVMMMKLDLADAMICGLEYTTADTLRPALQIIKTSKKYSIASSVFLMSKEEEIYLFTDCALNVDPNANQLADIASMSADFAQQLNEENVQVAMLSYSTNGSGMGTSVDKVKEAVNLLKSRESKGITFDGEMQFDSAFDKSVRVKKYPKTKITKEHPDVYVFPDLNSGNIGYKIAQRFGNFQAAGPFILGLNKPVNDLSRGATLEDIKQTSIVTIYTSMFNGGDK from the coding sequence ATGTGATCAATTAAAGAAATAGAGAATAAAATTAAAGCAATCAAGAAAAAACAAAGAATTGTTTTCCCTGAAGGGACACAAGAAAAAATACAACAAACAGCTAATTTTTTAGTAGAAAATGATTTAGCAATACCTGTATTGTTATTTAATACAAAAGAAGAGGTACCAAGTAATTTAAGCGAAAAGATAGAAGCTGTTATTATGGACCAATATGATAAAGGTAAAATGATTAAATTATTTTTGGAAGTAAGAAAAGATAAAGCTGATGAACAAACAGCAAAAAAACTAATGGAGCAGAGAACTTACTTTGGTGTAATGATGATGAAATTAGATTTAGCTGATGCAATGATTTGTGGTTTGGAGTATACAACAGCTGATACATTAAGACCTGCTTTGCAAATTATTAAAACAAGTAAAAAATATTCAATCGCTTCATCTGTTTTCTTAATGTCAAAAGAAGAAGAGATTTATTTATTTACAGACTGTGCATTAAATGTTGACCCAAATGCAAATCAATTAGCAGATATTGCTTCAATGTCTGCTGATTTTGCTCAACAATTAAATGAAGAAAATGTTCAAGTAGCAATGTTGAGTTATTCAACAAATGGTTCGGGTATGGGGACAAGTGTAGATAAAGTAAAAGAAGCTGTGAATCTATTAAAGTCAAGAGAGTCAAAAGGAATAACTTTTGATGGAGAAATGCAATTTGATTCTGCTTTTGATAAAAGTGTAAGAGTGAAAAAATACCCAAAAACAAAAATTACAAAAGAACACCCAGATGTTTATGTATTTCCAGATTTAAATTCTGGTAATATTGGATATAAAATTGCTCAAAGATTTGGTAATTTTCAAGCTGCAGGACCTTTTATTTTAGGTTTAAATAAACCTGTAAATGATCTTTCAAGAGGCGCAACTTTAGAAGATATTAAACAAACATCAATAGTAACAATATATACATCAATGTTTAATGGAGGAGACAAGTAA
- a CDS encoding IS3 family transposase: protein MIRNGKWSYKKVQWNDGKSKEKINYIYKIIEEFKYKYRISDLCKLLKITRSSYYRWVSNGKKDYIIKIDINIAKEIKFHFFKYKGIYGSPRITICLKNKGIKISQNKVARIMRIYKMYSVIRVKKMIRKPKEKKSITHGPNIVNRKWEIYEKNEFWVTDITYLPLNNKFAYLSILKDVKTGFIVGYKLSKINDIKIYRDTLINSTKYRNDISKSLIIHSDNGSQYTSFFAKNYSKKNNIIISLSRPGNSIDNAMCETFFSSLKEEWKKELKVNSFEKLESSISKYIHFYNYERIRVKTSNPPSYEYFNNWNKIKVIALNAITL from the coding sequence ATGATTAGAAATGGAAAATGAAGTTATAAAAAAGTTCAATGAAATGATGGAAAATCAAAAGAAAAAATAAATTATATTTATAAAATCATAGAAGAATTTAAATACAAATATCGTATTTCGGATTTATGTAAGCTTTTAAAAATTACTAGATCAAGTTACTATAGGTGAGTTAGCAATGGTAAAAAGGATTATATTATAAAAATAGACATTAATATTGCAAAAGAAATAAAGTTTCACTTTTTTAAATATAAAGGTATTTATGGTAGTCCAAGAATAACAATATGTTTAAAAAATAAGGGAATAAAGATTAGTCAAAATAAAGTAGCAAGAATAATGAGAATATATAAGATGTATTCAGTAATTAGAGTTAAAAAGATGATTAGAAAACCTAAGGAAAAGAAAAGTATTACTCATGGACCCAATATTGTTAATAGAAAATGAGAAATTTATGAGAAGAATGAATTCTGAGTGACTGACATTACTTATTTACCATTAAATAATAAATTTGCTTATCTTAGTATTTTAAAGGATGTTAAGACAGGATTTATAGTTGGTTATAAATTGTCTAAAATAAATGATATAAAAATTTATAGAGATACTCTTATTAATTCAACAAAATATAGAAATGACATAAGTAAATCGCTTATAATTCACTCTGATAATGGTTCTCAATATACATCATTTTTTGCAAAAAACTATTCAAAAAAGAATAATATAATTATTTCTTTATCAAGACCTGGAAATTCAATAGATAATGCAATGTGTGAAACATTTTTTTCTTCATTAAAAGAGGAATGAAAAAAAGAGTTAAAAGTAAACTCTTTTGAAAAATTGGAAAGCTCTATTAGTAAATATATTCACTTCTATAATTATGAAAGAATACGAGTTAAAACTTCTAACCCTCCATCTTATGAATACTTTAATAATTGAAACAAAATAAAAGTAATTGCATTAAATGCAATTACTTTATAA
- the rpsI gene encoding 30S ribosomal protein S9, protein MAAKKEVVMYRGTGRRKSSVAQVILTPGQGEIIVNGKPALEFFPYPTLVQDMEQPLDATGTKSDFSIKITVKGGGFTGQAGAARLGIARALLEASKDYKPELRGNGLLTRDARVKERKKYGLYGARRAPQFSKR, encoded by the coding sequence ATGGCAGCAAAAAAAGAAGTTGTTATGTATAGAGGAACTGGAAGAAGAAAATCTTCTGTTGCTCAAGTTATATTAACTCCCGGTCAAGGTGAAATTATAGTTAATGGAAAACCAGCTTTAGAGTTTTTCCCATATCCAACATTAGTTCAAGATATGGAACAACCTTTAGATGCTACAGGTACAAAATCAGATTTTTCAATCAAAATTACTGTTAAAGGTGGAGGATTTACTGGTCAAGCTGGTGCAGCTCGTTTAGGGATTGCAAGAGCTTTATTAGAGGCAAGCAAAGATTACAAACCAGAGTTAAGAGGAAATGGTTTATTAACACGTGATGCTCGTGTGAAAGAACGTAAAAAATACGGACTTTATGGAGCACGTAGAGCACCACAATTCTCAAAACGTTAA
- a CDS encoding acetate kinase codes for MILVVNAGSSSIKFKLFNIADKKNPISTVEGLAERISVDGKLTIEINDKKHVFENEMKDHLDAVKLILTKFTELKVIDKPDDIKGIGFRVVHGGDKIVKTVELTKEIKKTIEDNIRLAPLHNPGALTSINAFQASLPKAKLVGCFDTSYHQTMPEINYMYTTPYKWYTDYKVRKYGFHGISYEYIAYKAQEIFNKKQEKLNLIVCHLGNGGSICAIKNGKSYNTTMGLTPLAGLMMGTRSGDIDPSIIQYISKETGKDIYEITDILNKQSGLQGVSEVSSDMRDVISASEKGNKKASLAVELYTQIVADFIVKFANQINDNIDGIIFTAGIGENAGVIREKISQKCRLLDLHIESKLNDEKYSDYLLISSNKSKIPVLKVKTNEELMICNQTLKFL; via the coding sequence ATGATTTTAGTAGTAAATGCTGGAAGTAGTTCAATTAAATTTAAATTATTTAATATAGCAGATAAAAAAAATCCAATTTCAACTGTTGAAGGATTAGCAGAGAGAATTTCAGTAGATGGTAAATTGACAATTGAAATTAATGATAAAAAACATGTATTTGAAAATGAAATGAAAGATCACTTAGACGCAGTTAAACTAATTTTAACTAAGTTTACAGAACTAAAAGTAATTGATAAACCTGATGATATTAAAGGAATTGGTTTTAGAGTAGTTCACGGTGGAGATAAAATTGTTAAAACAGTAGAATTAACAAAGGAAATTAAAAAAACCATTGAAGATAATATAAGGTTGGCACCTTTACATAATCCAGGAGCATTAACATCAATTAATGCTTTTCAAGCAAGTTTGCCAAAAGCAAAACTTGTAGGTTGTTTTGATACATCATATCATCAAACAATGCCGGAAATTAACTATATGTATACAACACCATATAAATGGTATACAGATTATAAAGTTAGAAAATATGGTTTTCATGGAATTAGTTATGAATATATTGCCTATAAAGCTCAAGAAATATTTAACAAAAAGCAAGAAAAATTAAACCTAATTGTTTGTCATTTGGGAAATGGTGGAAGTATTTGTGCTATTAAAAATGGTAAATCTTATAATACAACTATGGGATTAACTCCATTGGCAGGATTAATGATGGGAACAAGAAGTGGAGATATTGACCCTTCAATTATTCAATATATCTCAAAAGAAACTGGTAAAGATATCTATGAAATTACAGATATTTTAAATAAACAATCTGGTTTACAAGGAGTTAGTGAAGTAAGCAGTGACATGAGAGATGTAATTTCAGCTTCTGAAAAAGGTAATAAAAAAGCTTCCTTAGCAGTTGAGCTTTATACTCAAATAGTTGCTGATTTTATAGTTAAATTTGCAAACCAAATAAATGATAATATTGATGGAATTATATTTACTGCAGGAATTGGCGAAAATGCAGGAGTAATTAGAGAAAAAATATCTCAAAAATGTAGATTATTAGATTTACATATTGAATCTAAATTAAATGATGAAAAATATTCTGACTATTTATTAATTTCTTCTAATAAATCAAAAATTCCAGTTTTAAAAGTTAAAACTAATGAAGAGTTAATGATTTGTAATCAAACTCTAAAATTTTTATAA
- a CDS encoding alpha/beta fold hydrolase, with the protein MKEIELLSQDGKKIYTYIWDKVKEVKGVLQVVHGSCEHSKRYDEFANFLNKNNWVVISNDHRGHGKTADLKNQELGYFSDHNGWKILVDDLYLVNSFIKKNYSNKKIVMLGHSMGSFLARNYAIDYGLSIDGLILSGTAWESKLSLKFGIKVAKSRQKKYGPKNIDKFIWNLSYKKFNKKFNKEGNTGNEWLSIDSGNVKSFNEDPLCGQIFTTSAFKDLFMGLLYIQNKKNILKIRKDLPIILVSGSDDPVGNYGKKVVKTYKKFKRAKLNVEMKIYENLRHEILFDIDKKLIFEDTLNFLSKI; encoded by the coding sequence ATGAAAGAAATAGAATTATTATCTCAAGATGGTAAAAAAATTTATACTTATATTTGAGATAAAGTTAAAGAAGTAAAAGGAGTGTTGCAAGTTGTACATGGAAGCTGTGAACACTCAAAAAGATATGATGAATTTGCAAATTTCTTAAATAAAAATAATTGAGTTGTAATTTCAAATGATCATAGAGGTCACGGTAAAACAGCAGATTTAAAAAATCAAGAACTAGGTTATTTTTCAGATCATAATGGTTGGAAAATTCTAGTGGATGATCTATACTTAGTAAATAGTTTTATTAAAAAAAATTACTCAAACAAAAAAATAGTTATGTTAGGTCATTCAATGGGAAGTTTTTTAGCAAGAAATTATGCAATTGATTATGGATTATCAATTGATGGGTTAATTCTTAGTGGAACTGCTTGGGAAAGTAAATTATCTTTAAAGTTTGGTATTAAAGTTGCAAAGTCAAGACAGAAAAAATATGGTCCAAAAAATATTGATAAGTTTATATGAAATTTAAGTTACAAAAAATTTAATAAAAAATTCAACAAAGAGGGAAATACGGGGAATGAGTGATTATCTATTGACTCAGGCAATGTTAAAAGTTTTAATGAAGATCCATTATGCGGTCAAATATTTACAACATCTGCTTTCAAAGATCTTTTCATGGGCCTTTTATATATTCAAAATAAAAAAAATATTTTAAAAATTAGAAAAGATTTGCCAATAATTTTAGTTTCAGGTTCTGATGATCCAGTAGGAAATTATGGAAAAAAAGTTGTTAAAACCTATAAAAAATTTAAAAGGGCAAAATTAAATGTAGAGATGAAAATCTATGAAAACTTAAGACATGAAATACTTTTTGATATTGATAAGAAATTAATTTTTGAAGATACTTTAAACTTTTTAAGTAAAATTTAA
- the coaD gene encoding pantetheine-phosphate adenylyltransferase has product MRRAIYPGSFDPFHEGHLNILVKATKLFDEVIVVITKNISKNENPDLKYRIEKIKSMTKGLKNVKIEINESELTAYFAKQRKIKYMVRGIRDSQTLNYEIELYDGNKSIYDELETVLFLSDNKNRKVSSTLLKEIEKYKSEEFICDQLKK; this is encoded by the coding sequence ATGAGAAGAGCTATTTATCCAGGGAGTTTTGATCCTTTTCATGAAGGTCACTTAAATATTTTAGTGAAAGCTACAAAGCTATTTGATGAGGTTATAGTTGTTATTACAAAAAATATTTCAAAAAATGAAAATCCTGATCTGAAATATAGAATTGAAAAAATTAAATCTATGACTAAAGGATTAAAAAATGTAAAAATTGAAATAAATGAAAGTGAATTAACTGCTTACTTTGCAAAACAAAGAAAAATAAAATATATGGTAAGGGGAATTAGAGATTCTCAAACTTTAAATTATGAAATAGAGCTTTATGATGGAAATAAAAGTATTTATGATGAATTAGAAACTGTATTATTTTTATCAGATAATAAAAATAGAAAAGTTTCGTCGACATTATTAAAAGAAATAGAAAAGTATAAAAGTGAGGAATTTATATGTGATCAATTAAAGAAATAG
- a CDS encoding type III pantothenate kinase, which produces MKILLVDIGNTTADFRLWNKKTNELKKIIRPETKDPNWRRSKALGKYFLDNNIEIDKISYVSVVPEWNDIMRAFANNIGVSISNLRDDYDIESELFKVDNINKLGADFISNFYGAMDNYEIKNGAIISMGTTSTIAIIENRKFKGTIICPGLKNSLNCLISSAVLLQNNNYKKSNKLYGTNTIDAINVGAFNAHYLMLTSVIKKLKLDFAIFTGGNSIEFKEDIIKDGFTFDESLIFKGLIKFNK; this is translated from the coding sequence ATGAAAATACTACTAGTTGATATTGGAAATACCACTGCAGATTTCCGTTTGTGAAATAAAAAAACAAATGAATTGAAAAAAATAATTAGGCCAGAAACAAAGGACCCTAATTGAAGAAGAAGTAAGGCTTTGGGAAAATATTTCTTAGACAATAATATAGAAATTGATAAAATTAGTTATGTATCTGTTGTACCTGAATGAAATGATATTATGAGAGCATTTGCAAATAATATTGGAGTATCCATATCAAATTTAAGAGATGACTATGATATCGAAAGTGAATTATTTAAAGTAGACAATATTAATAAACTTGGAGCAGATTTTATATCAAACTTTTATGGAGCTATGGATAATTATGAAATTAAAAATGGAGCAATAATTTCTATGGGTACAACTTCAACTATTGCTATAATTGAAAATAGAAAATTTAAGGGAACAATAATTTGTCCAGGACTAAAAAACTCATTAAATTGTTTAATCTCTAGTGCAGTTCTTTTACAAAATAATAACTATAAAAAGTCAAATAAACTTTATGGTACAAATACAATAGATGCTATAAATGTTGGTGCTTTTAATGCTCACTATTTAATGCTAACTTCAGTTATTAAAAAATTAAAATTGGATTTTGCGATTTTTACTGGTGGAAACTCAATAGAATTCAAAGAAGATATCATAAAAGATGGTTTTACTTTCGATGAATCATTAATTTTTAAGGGACTTATAAAATTTAATAAATAA
- a CDS encoding Vmc-like lipoprotein signal peptide domain-containing protein, with translation MSNKFKKILGGLSSIAFIPTITANVVSCTNDKYDDIFRPDPIMPITKNGFEKANLDSINIEKIYYTDELLKALIESLKLGGYNEENLKIQVFKNNSEISLDEDLYRNASYKFIITNKENNNDNITAAIKISNSVHLQDVFKVSTIGNIYDNRPRTIMMALMFNNMDMINQLSKVGDELTDVNKFEYKKDNKGAIIRINDEVPKQRPENYYGSLDLNYQVTPFLEEEIGGQPFPMTISEMVKISNNNLPITSFGKLEGKDKYTVLMHFIIENLSNPSYWALFVNDLDLDSFEAQPIKNSSNQYMIRFYSKDYQKMSLPETSEEQNGDYDKKAHYLNDKQGIELTFSYFD, from the coding sequence ATGAGTAATAAATTTAAAAAAATTCTAGGAGGACTATCTTCAATTGCTTTTATTCCAACTATAACTGCCAATGTAGTCTCATGTACAAATGATAAGTATGATGATATTTTTAGACCCGATCCAATTATGCCAATAACAAAAAATGGTTTTGAAAAAGCAAACTTGGATAGTATAAATATTGAAAAAATATATTATACAGATGAGCTACTAAAGGCTCTTATTGAAAGTTTAAAACTGGGAGGATATAATGAAGAAAACTTAAAGATACAAGTTTTTAAAAATAATAGTGAAATAAGTTTAGATGAGGATTTGTATAGAAATGCTTCATATAAATTTATTATTACTAACAAAGAAAACAATAATGATAATATTACAGCAGCAATTAAAATATCAAATTCAGTTCATTTACAAGATGTTTTTAAAGTATCAACTATTGGTAATATTTATGATAATCGACCAAGAACAATTATGATGGCTTTAATGTTTAATAATATGGATATGATCAATCAATTATCAAAAGTTGGTGATGAATTAACTGATGTAAATAAATTTGAATATAAAAAAGATAATAAGGGGGCTATAATCAGAATTAATGATGAAGTTCCTAAACAAAGACCGGAGAATTACTATGGGTCTTTAGACTTAAATTACCAAGTAACTCCATTTCTAGAAGAAGAAATTGGAGGGCAACCATTTCCAATGACTATTTCAGAAATGGTAAAAATATCAAATAATAATTTACCAATAACTAGTTTTGGTAAATTAGAAGGAAAAGATAAATATACAGTACTAATGCACTTTATTATTGAAAATTTATCAAATCCTAGTTATTGAGCATTATTTGTCAATGATCTTGACTTAGATAGTTTTGAAGCACAACCTATTAAAAATAGTTCAAATCAGTATATGATTAGATTTTATTCAAAGGATTATCAAAAGATGTCATTGCCAGAAACTTCAGAAGAACAAAATGGTGATTATGATAAAAAGGCTCATTACTTAAATGATAAACAGGGAATTGAATTAACTTTTAGTTATTTTGATTAA
- a CDS encoding L-lactate dehydrogenase: MIKNKKVVLVGCGAVGTSFIYSAVNQGIAQEYVLIDVFKDAAEGNEMDIADAQAVLPISFNSIKAGDYSDCKDADIIVITAGRPQKPGETRLEMVADNAKIMKEIAEQIKNSGFSGITLIASNPVDVLTYVYKTVTGYDSSKVISSGTTLDSARLRRLLATKLDVMPNSVEAYLLGEHGDSSVAAWSKATVMGKTVQEFIEEGSITQKDLSEIKDEATHLAYKIIEKKRATYYGVGVCLAIIVKAILKNEKKMLLVGAHLNGEYENKDIYTSVPCIIGRNGIEKIIKWKLTNNEQELFNKSCEQLKEVFNTAKQAIA; the protein is encoded by the coding sequence ATGATAAAAAATAAAAAAGTAGTATTAGTAGGTTGTGGAGCTGTTGGAACAAGTTTTATTTATTCAGCTGTAAACCAAGGAATTGCGCAAGAATATGTATTAATAGATGTTTTTAAAGATGCAGCAGAAGGAAATGAAATGGATATTGCAGACGCACAGGCAGTTTTACCTATATCATTTAATTCAATAAAGGCAGGAGATTATTCAGATTGCAAAGATGCAGATATTATTGTGATAACTGCTGGAAGACCACAAAAACCTGGTGAAACTAGATTAGAGATGGTTGCAGATAATGCAAAAATTATGAAAGAAATTGCTGAACAAATTAAGAATTCCGGATTTAGTGGAATTACATTAATAGCTTCAAACCCAGTAGATGTTTTAACATATGTATATAAAACAGTTACTGGATATGATAGTTCTAAAGTTATTTCTTCAGGAACAACTTTGGATTCAGCAAGATTAAGAAGATTATTAGCAACTAAACTTGATGTAATGCCAAATAGTGTTGAAGCTTATTTATTAGGAGAGCATGGTGATTCAAGTGTTGCTGCTTGAAGCAAAGCTACTGTAATGGGAAAAACAGTTCAAGAGTTTATTGAGGAAGGTAGCATTACTCAAAAAGATCTTTCAGAGATAAAAGATGAAGCTACACATTTAGCCTATAAAATTATTGAGAAAAAAAGAGCTACATATTATGGTGTAGGAGTTTGTTTGGCTATAATTGTAAAAGCCATTCTTAAAAATGAGAAGAAAATGTTATTAGTAGGAGCTCATTTAAATGGCGAATATGAAAATAAGGATATTTATACAAGTGTTCCTTGTATCATTGGAAGAAATGGAATTGAAAAAATTATTAAATGAAAACTCACAAATAATGAACAAGAGTTATTTAATAAATCTTGTGAACAATTAAAGGAAGTATTTAATACAGCAAAGCAAGCAATAGCATAA